A genome region from Sphingomonas sp. BGYR3 includes the following:
- a CDS encoding protease modulator HflC, with translation MTAWYRNPVAIGILLVLAAVLLFGSVAVVPESKQAVILRLQRPVGVVNPYREGQPLGATGAGIFLRMPFLDRVVWVDKRVLSIDLDNQPVLSIDQLRLQVDAFARFRIVDPLQMVVSVRTEDGARQQLRTILASSLRNELSKRPFATLLSPERGQVMENIQVALNRQARQFGAEIVDVRIKQAELPSGSPLDSALNRMRSARQQEARTIEAQGFKQAQIVRAEAEAQAAQIYAQSFGKDAQFYDFWRAMQSYRRTFGADGNTTSGETAIILSPDNEYLRQFEGRGQR, from the coding sequence ATGACCGCCTGGTATCGCAATCCCGTCGCCATCGGCATCCTTTTGGTGCTGGCCGCGGTGCTGCTGTTCGGATCGGTCGCGGTCGTTCCCGAATCCAAGCAGGCCGTGATCCTGCGGCTGCAGCGGCCGGTGGGCGTCGTGAACCCCTATCGCGAGGGACAGCCGCTGGGCGCGACCGGCGCGGGTATCTTTTTGCGGATGCCGTTCCTTGACCGGGTTGTGTGGGTCGACAAGCGCGTCCTGTCGATCGACCTCGACAACCAGCCCGTGCTGTCGATCGATCAGCTGCGGCTTCAGGTCGATGCCTTTGCCCGGTTCCGCATCGTCGATCCGTTGCAGATGGTGGTTTCCGTGCGGACCGAGGATGGCGCGCGGCAGCAGCTGCGCACCATCCTTGCCTCGTCGCTGCGCAACGAATTGTCCAAGCGGCCCTTTGCCACGCTGCTGAGCCCCGAACGGGGTCAGGTGATGGAGAATATCCAGGTCGCGCTGAACCGGCAGGCACGCCAGTTCGGTGCGGAGATCGTGGACGTGCGCATCAAGCAGGCGGAACTGCCGAGCGGCAGCCCGCTGGACAGCGCGCTCAACCGGATGCGGTCCGCCCGCCAGCAGGAAGCCCGCACCATCGAGGCGCAGGGGTTCAAGCAGGCGCAGATCGTGCGGGCCGAGGCCGAGGCGCAGGCCGCGCAAATCTATGCCCAGTCGTTCGGCAAGGATGCGCAATTCTATGACTTCTGGCGGGCCATGCAGTCCTATCGCCGCACGTTCGGCGCGGACGGCAACACCACCAGCGGCGAGACGGCGATCATCCTGTCGCCCGACAACGAGTATCTTCGCCAGTTCGAGGGCCGCGGCCAACGCTGA
- a CDS encoding aminopeptidase P family protein produces the protein MSTTADRLKALRDQLAAVSLDGFVVPLTDEHMSEYVGDYAQRLAWLTGFQGSAGSAVVLPAEAAIFTDGRYTLQVREQVSGEHFQYVQVPDTSIADWLKDHAGQGARIGYDPWLHTRAWVSEARDALAARGATLVPVTDNPIDAIWADRPRPSDERLEAYDDALAGESSATKRQRIADWLTDRGADAVVIAALDSIAWTLNVRGRDVAHTPVALAYSIVHADGTAELFVAPDKVDDAVLRHLGNGVRVRDRAAFAEALGGFAGKAVVADPGFCVAAIFDALEAGGARVIATRDPVVLAKAVKNQAEIDGHRAAQARDGAALVRFLKWFEETAPEGALTELSAAAKLLEFRQATGVLKDTSFDTISATGAHGASPHYKVTEESDAPIRPGQLYLVDSGGQYADGTTDVTRVMPVGEPTAEMRDRFTRVLQGHIAIATAVFPEGTTGGQLDSFARRPLWDAGLDFAHGTGHGVGAYLAVHEGPQRIAKPNYPGGGPAEPLRAGMFLSNEPGYYKAGEYGIRIENLVLVEPRSIAGGEQAMLGFETLTFAPIERTLIEPALLTVAERAWLDAYHAEVLARIGPQLDDADRAWLAEKCAAI, from the coding sequence ATGTCCACCACCGCCGATCGCCTGAAGGCGCTCCGCGACCAACTCGCCGCCGTTTCGCTGGACGGTTTCGTCGTGCCGCTGACCGATGAGCATATGAGCGAATATGTCGGCGATTATGCGCAAAGGCTTGCCTGGCTGACCGGGTTTCAGGGGTCGGCGGGCAGTGCCGTGGTGCTGCCGGCCGAAGCGGCGATCTTTACCGACGGGCGCTATACGCTGCAGGTGCGCGAGCAGGTATCGGGCGAGCATTTCCAGTATGTGCAGGTGCCGGATACCAGCATCGCCGACTGGCTGAAGGACCATGCCGGGCAGGGCGCGCGGATCGGATACGACCCGTGGCTGCATACTCGCGCCTGGGTGAGCGAGGCGCGCGATGCGCTGGCGGCGCGGGGCGCGACGCTGGTGCCCGTTACCGACAATCCCATCGATGCGATCTGGGCCGACCGGCCGCGGCCGTCGGACGAGCGGCTGGAGGCGTATGACGATGCGCTGGCGGGCGAAAGTTCCGCCACCAAGCGGCAGCGGATCGCCGACTGGCTGACCGATCGCGGGGCCGATGCGGTGGTGATTGCCGCGCTCGATTCGATTGCCTGGACGCTGAACGTGCGCGGCCGCGACGTGGCGCATACACCGGTCGCGCTCGCCTATTCCATCGTTCATGCCGATGGCACCGCCGAGCTGTTCGTCGCGCCGGACAAGGTGGACGATGCGGTCCTTCGCCATCTGGGCAATGGCGTGCGGGTGCGGGACCGGGCGGCCTTTGCCGAGGCGCTGGGCGGATTTGCCGGCAAGGCGGTGGTCGCCGATCCGGGGTTCTGCGTGGCCGCCATATTCGACGCGCTGGAGGCGGGCGGCGCGCGGGTGATCGCGACGCGCGATCCCGTGGTGCTGGCCAAGGCGGTGAAGAACCAGGCCGAGATCGACGGCCACCGAGCGGCACAGGCGCGGGACGGCGCGGCGCTGGTCCGGTTCCTGAAATGGTTCGAGGAGACGGCCCCTGAGGGCGCGCTGACCGAGCTGTCGGCGGCGGCGAAGCTGCTGGAGTTCCGGCAGGCGACCGGCGTTCTGAAGGACACGAGTTTCGACACCATTTCCGCCACCGGCGCGCACGGGGCCAGCCCGCATTACAAGGTGACGGAGGAAAGCGACGCGCCGATCCGGCCGGGTCAGCTGTATCTGGTCGATTCGGGCGGGCAATATGCCGATGGCACCACCGATGTGACCCGCGTGATGCCGGTGGGCGAACCGACGGCGGAGATGCGCGACCGGTTCACCCGCGTGCTGCAGGGCCATATCGCCATCGCCACCGCCGTGTTTCCGGAAGGGACGACGGGCGGTCAGCTGGACAGTTTCGCGCGCCGACCGCTGTGGGACGCGGGGCTGGATTTCGCGCATGGCACCGGCCACGGCGTCGGCGCCTATCTGGCGGTGCATGAAGGGCCGCAGCGGATCGCCAAGCCCAATTATCCGGGCGGCGGACCGGCCGAGCCGCTGCGTGCGGGCATGTTCCTGTCCAACGAGCCGGGATATTACAAGGCCGGCGAATATGGCATCCGCATCGAGAATCTGGTGCTGGTCGAGCCGCGTTCGATCGCGGGCGGCGAACAGGCGATGCTGGGGTTCGAGACGCTGACCTTTGCGCCCATCGAGCGGACGCTGATCGAACCGGCGCTGCTGACTGTGGCGGAGCGGGCGTGGCTCGACGCCTATCATGCCGAGGTGCTGGCGCGGATCGGGCCGCAGCTGGACGATGCCGACCGGGCGTGGTTGGCGGAAAAGTGCGCCGCGATCTGA
- a CDS encoding PhoX family protein — protein sequence MTFTPSRRQFGAGLASLAFAGFAARTGLAQDVRYRSEVTGYGPLVRDPAGLLDLPQGFSYRVLSELGQRMDDGFRVPDAADGMGLVPLAAGRVALIRNHELKDSAIERGPTGGDKALIDRLARLSTYDGTLPGGTSTLIVDTRTNRLVSQHLSLAGTAVNCAGGVTPWGSWISCEETVARAGGGRTRDHGWAFEVPANARGLSDAVPLTGLGRFKHEAAAVDPRTGIVYLTEDEQEGLFYRFLPNVRGRLSAGGRLQAMGFADAPQGGDGRNWAGSRPWTPGSWKRAVWIDVDGPDNPDGDLRLRMHKAGAARMARLEGVHFGKDELYFTCTSGGTRKCGQIMRYVPSRHEGQPGERDDPGMIQLFVESTDPSVLDFADNITLAPWGHLVVCEDKYVENPMDCLRGITPEGKVYALAQVRIDTEPAGVCFSPDGRTLFVNIYSPAKTLAITGPWNSFRA from the coding sequence ATGACCTTCACGCCCTCCCGCCGGCAGTTCGGGGCCGGCCTTGCCTCTCTGGCCTTTGCCGGCTTTGCCGCGCGTACCGGCCTTGCCCAGGATGTCCGCTATCGCAGCGAGGTGACGGGATACGGCCCCTTGGTCCGCGATCCCGCCGGGCTGCTCGATCTGCCGCAGGGCTTTTCCTATCGGGTGCTGTCCGAACTGGGCCAGCGGATGGACGACGGGTTTCGCGTGCCCGATGCCGCCGACGGCATGGGCCTTGTCCCGCTCGCCGCTGGCCGCGTCGCCCTGATCCGCAATCACGAGCTAAAGGACAGCGCGATCGAACGCGGCCCGACCGGCGGGGACAAGGCGCTGATCGACCGGCTGGCCCGCCTGTCCACCTATGACGGCACGCTGCCCGGCGGCACCTCCACCCTGATCGTCGACACCCGCACCAACCGGCTGGTCAGCCAGCATCTGAGCCTAGCCGGCACCGCCGTGAACTGTGCGGGCGGGGTCACCCCCTGGGGCAGCTGGATCAGCTGCGAGGAAACGGTGGCGCGCGCGGGCGGCGGGCGGACACGCGATCATGGCTGGGCGTTCGAGGTTCCGGCCAATGCGCGCGGCCTGTCCGACGCGGTGCCGCTGACGGGGCTTGGCCGCTTCAAGCATGAAGCCGCCGCCGTCGATCCACGCACCGGCATCGTCTATCTGACCGAGGATGAGCAGGAGGGGCTGTTCTACCGCTTCCTGCCCAATGTGCGCGGGCGGCTGTCCGCCGGCGGCCGGCTTCAGGCGATGGGCTTTGCCGATGCGCCCCAGGGCGGCGATGGCCGCAACTGGGCGGGATCGCGGCCTTGGACGCCGGGATCGTGGAAACGCGCGGTGTGGATCGATGTCGACGGGCCGGACAATCCCGATGGCGACCTGCGCCTGCGGATGCACAAGGCGGGTGCCGCCCGCATGGCCCGGCTCGAAGGGGTGCATTTCGGCAAGGACGAACTCTATTTCACCTGCACGTCGGGCGGCACACGCAAATGCGGCCAGATCATGCGCTATGTCCCCAGCCGCCACGAAGGCCAGCCGGGCGAGCGCGACGATCCGGGCATGATCCAGCTGTTCGTCGAATCGACCGACCCTTCCGTCCTCGATTTCGCCGACAACATCACCCTTGCGCCCTGGGGGCATCTGGTGGTGTGCGAGGACAAATATGTCGAAAACCCGATGGATTGCCTGCGCGGCATCACGCCAGAGGGCAAGGTCTATGCGCTGGCTCAGGTGCGGATCGACACCGAACCGGCCGGCGTCTGTTTCTCGCCCGATGGCCGGACGCTGTTCGTGAACATCTATTCCCCGGCCAAAACGCTGGCGATCACCGGTCCTTGGAACAGCTTTCGCGCATGA
- a CDS encoding Do family serine endopeptidase, giving the protein MRYTYAITSALLLGGAAATLAMQSPVGAQTAQNEPGAIQAQAPAAGAPMSFADMVARLQPAVVNISTTQRVQVNANPFAGTPFADLFGGGQGGRPVTREAQSLGSGFIISADGYVVTNNHVISAEGNRNAAVESITVTLNDRKEYTARVVGRDPASDLAVLKIDGTNLPFVRFGDSTQSRVGDWVVAIGNPFGLGGSVTAGIISAVNRVGAGNYDKFIQTDASINRGNSGGPLFDLRGNVIGINSQILSPTGGNVGIGFAIPAEQASPIVQTLMKGQSVQRGYLGIGIQPLTPDIADAMGLPKDRGELIQRVEPGEAADKAGIRQGDVIVKVGSKDVTPEQNLSSLIAAVKPGERVQLELIRDGKRQTLTATVGTRPPEDQIAGFDPDAEQGGMPDEGAQQDGSASLGLNVTPLTPQIARSIGVPVEAKGVVVVSADPSSDAASKGLRRGDLIVTVNRTPVASAADITRIVNEAKSAGRNNVLLYVQRRGGVTGYIAVNIGRWSG; this is encoded by the coding sequence GTGCGTTACACATACGCCATCACTTCTGCCCTGTTGCTGGGCGGCGCGGCCGCGACGCTCGCCATGCAGAGCCCGGTCGGCGCGCAAACCGCCCAGAACGAACCCGGCGCAATCCAGGCCCAGGCCCCCGCGGCCGGCGCCCCGATGAGCTTTGCCGACATGGTCGCCCGGCTGCAGCCGGCGGTCGTCAACATTTCCACCACCCAGCGGGTGCAGGTGAACGCCAACCCGTTCGCCGGCACGCCGTTCGCCGACCTGTTCGGCGGCGGGCAGGGCGGCCGCCCGGTGACGCGCGAGGCGCAGTCGCTGGGATCGGGATTCATTATTTCCGCCGACGGGTATGTCGTCACCAACAACCACGTCATTTCGGCCGAGGGCAATCGCAACGCGGCGGTCGAATCGATCACCGTCACGCTGAACGACCGCAAGGAATATACCGCGCGCGTCGTCGGCCGCGATCCGGCATCCGACCTGGCGGTGCTGAAGATCGACGGCACCAACCTGCCGTTCGTCCGGTTTGGCGATTCCACCCAGTCGCGGGTCGGTGACTGGGTCGTGGCGATCGGCAACCCGTTCGGCCTGGGCGGATCGGTGACCGCCGGTATCATTTCGGCCGTCAACCGCGTCGGCGCGGGCAATTACGACAAGTTCATCCAGACGGACGCGTCGATCAACCGGGGCAATTCCGGCGGCCCGCTGTTCGACCTGCGCGGCAATGTGATCGGCATCAACAGCCAGATCCTGTCGCCGACCGGCGGCAATGTGGGCATCGGTTTCGCCATTCCGGCGGAACAGGCCAGCCCCATCGTCCAGACGCTGATGAAGGGCCAGTCGGTGCAGCGCGGCTATCTGGGCATCGGTATCCAGCCGCTGACCCCCGACATCGCCGATGCCATGGGCCTGCCCAAGGATCGCGGCGAGCTGATCCAGCGGGTCGAGCCGGGCGAGGCCGCCGACAAGGCCGGCATTCGCCAGGGCGACGTGATCGTCAAAGTCGGCAGCAAGGACGTGACGCCCGAGCAAAACCTGTCGTCGCTGATCGCGGCGGTGAAGCCGGGCGAGCGCGTGCAGCTTGAGCTGATCCGCGACGGCAAGCGCCAGACGCTGACCGCCACGGTCGGCACCCGTCCGCCCGAAGATCAGATCGCCGGGTTCGATCCCGATGCCGAGCAGGGCGGGATGCCGGACGAGGGCGCGCAGCAGGACGGTTCGGCGTCGCTGGGCCTGAACGTCACCCCGCTGACGCCTCAGATCGCGCGCAGCATCGGCGTTCCGGTCGAGGCAAAGGGCGTGGTGGTGGTTTCTGCCGACCCGTCCAGCGATGCCGCGTCCAAGGGCCTGCGTCGCGGCGACCTGATCGTCACGGTCAACCGCACGCCCGTCGCCTCTGCCGCGGACATCACCCGCATCGTCAACGAAGCCAAGTCGGCGGGCCGCAACAACGTGCTGCTGTATGTGCAGCGGCGCGGCGGCGTGACCGGATATATTGCGGTGAACATCGGCCGCTGGTCCGGCTGA
- a CDS encoding TorF family putative porin produces MRFSHLMLGAVALVAAAPAYAQEETEAPSELTVSGSVALVSDYRFRGVSQSDKELAVQGGVTVSHDSGFYVGTWASNLAGWGTFGGSNTELDLFGGFKFPVGEGTLDTGLVWYMYPGGADKTDFAELYAKLSGTVGPLGLTAGVAYAPAQEALGKWYNTGADAAAGVFNNPGDKEDNLYVSGDATYALPETPITLKGHVGYSNGNSGLGPNGTSVAPTGEYFDWSLGADVAVSGLTLGVSYIDTDISASDGAYLAPNFLTVDGGQIADATIVFSVSAAF; encoded by the coding sequence ATGCGCTTCTCTCACCTCATGCTGGGCGCCGTAGCGCTCGTTGCAGCCGCGCCGGCCTATGCGCAGGAAGAAACCGAGGCTCCTTCCGAACTCACCGTTTCGGGCAGCGTTGCTCTGGTTTCCGACTATCGCTTCCGCGGCGTGTCGCAGTCGGACAAGGAACTGGCCGTTCAGGGCGGCGTGACCGTCAGCCATGACAGCGGCTTCTATGTCGGCACCTGGGCGTCGAACCTGGCCGGCTGGGGCACGTTCGGCGGCTCCAACACCGAACTCGACCTGTTCGGCGGCTTCAAGTTCCCGGTTGGCGAAGGCACGCTGGACACCGGCCTTGTGTGGTACATGTATCCGGGCGGCGCGGACAAAACCGACTTTGCCGAACTTTATGCCAAGCTGTCCGGCACGGTCGGCCCGCTCGGCCTGACCGCCGGCGTCGCCTACGCCCCGGCTCAGGAAGCGTTGGGCAAGTGGTACAATACCGGTGCCGATGCGGCGGCCGGCGTGTTCAACAATCCGGGTGACAAGGAAGACAATCTCTACGTCTCCGGCGACGCCACCTATGCGCTTCCCGAAACGCCGATCACGCTCAAGGGGCATGTCGGCTATTCGAACGGCAATTCCGGCCTTGGCCCGAACGGCACCTCGGTTGCACCGACCGGCGAATATTTCGACTGGTCGCTGGGCGCGGACGTTGCCGTTTCCGGCCTGACGCTGGGCGTGTCGTACATCGATACCGATATCAGCGCGTCGGACGGCGCCTATCTGGCCCCGAACTTCCTGACCGTCGATGGCGGCCAGATCGCGGATGCGACGATCGTCTTCTCGGTCAGCGCCGCCTTCTGA
- a CDS encoding S9 family peptidase codes for MTDVKPPVAQQRPYSYERHGITISDPYHWLKDQGYPTVDDADVLAYLKAENAYFEAQMAPHKALVDTLYEEMKGRIKEDDSSVPAKDGAYLYWRAFEEGAQYRKWWRRPVAGGADELILDEPALATGKEYFSLGAIEVAPNDRLMAYATDTNGSERYTVRIRDLSTGQDLPDVIPGMKSAIVWSADSSGFFYGNANDSWRTDTIFYHRLGDDPKNDRVVYKESDDGFQAGVGMTHSRRFILIETGDQVTSEIRLIPVDKPDAQPILVRARQPGVSYSVEEHDGTLFIHTNDTDTQFRLVTASLDKPGEWKELIAPSKTFYMTDVSTFADFFVVEGRENGLDQIDLHRYSGGAPTRIAFDEASYVAGLDENPEYDVDTLRLNYQSMVTPGTVMNYRLSDGEKTVLKVQQIPSGYDASQYETERLMIPARDGTQVPVSIVYKKGFKRDGSQPLHLYAYGAYGYAIPPGFSTGRLSLLDRGFAYAIAHIRGGDDLGYQWYLDGKLEKRTNTFNDFVDVARGLIDRGYTSTGKLTASGGSAGGELMGAVVNQAPELFGAVAAHVPFVDVLNTMQDESLPLTPGEWPEWGNPITDKAAFELIRSYSPYDNVTAKAYPPLLITGGLNDPRVTYWEPAKWAAKLRATKTDQNVLLLKTNMGAGHGGKSGRFESLREDAEEQAFLLWQLGLTN; via the coding sequence ATGACCGACGTAAAGCCGCCCGTCGCGCAGCAGCGCCCCTACAGCTACGAACGCCACGGTATCACGATCAGCGATCCGTACCACTGGCTGAAGGATCAGGGGTATCCGACCGTCGATGACGCGGATGTGCTGGCGTATCTCAAGGCTGAAAACGCGTATTTCGAGGCGCAGATGGCCCCGCACAAGGCGCTGGTCGACACGCTGTACGAGGAGATGAAGGGCCGCATCAAGGAAGACGACAGCTCCGTTCCGGCCAAGGACGGCGCCTATCTGTACTGGCGCGCGTTCGAGGAAGGGGCGCAGTATCGCAAATGGTGGCGCCGGCCGGTGGCGGGCGGTGCGGACGAACTGATCCTCGACGAACCGGCGCTTGCGACGGGCAAGGAATATTTCAGCCTGGGCGCGATCGAGGTTGCGCCCAACGACCGGCTGATGGCCTATGCCACCGACACCAACGGCTCCGAACGCTACACCGTCCGCATCCGCGACCTGTCCACCGGACAGGATCTGCCGGACGTCATTCCGGGCATGAAATCCGCCATCGTCTGGTCGGCCGATTCGTCGGGCTTCTTCTACGGCAACGCCAATGACAGCTGGCGGACCGACACGATCTTCTACCACCGCCTCGGCGACGATCCAAAGAATGACCGGGTGGTCTACAAGGAATCGGATGACGGGTTTCAGGCCGGCGTCGGCATGACCCACAGCCGCCGGTTCATCCTCATCGAAACCGGCGATCAGGTGACCAGCGAGATTCGCCTGATCCCGGTGGACAAGCCCGATGCCCAGCCGATCCTGGTCCGTGCGCGCCAGCCGGGGGTCAGCTATTCGGTGGAGGAGCATGACGGCACGCTGTTCATCCACACCAACGATACCGACACCCAGTTCCGCCTGGTCACCGCCAGCCTCGACAAGCCCGGCGAGTGGAAGGAACTGATCGCCCCGTCAAAGACCTTCTACATGACCGACGTCAGCACCTTTGCCGACTTCTTCGTGGTGGAGGGGCGCGAAAACGGCCTCGATCAGATTGATCTCCACCGCTATTCCGGCGGCGCGCCGACGCGGATCGCGTTTGACGAGGCAAGCTATGTCGCCGGCCTCGATGAAAACCCCGAATATGACGTCGACACGCTGCGCCTGAACTATCAGTCGATGGTCACGCCCGGCACGGTGATGAACTATCGCCTGTCGGACGGCGAAAAGACGGTGCTGAAGGTTCAGCAGATCCCGTCCGGCTATGACGCCAGCCAGTATGAAACCGAACGGCTGATGATCCCCGCCCGCGACGGGACGCAGGTGCCCGTGTCGATCGTCTATAAAAAGGGGTTCAAGCGCGACGGCAGCCAGCCGCTGCACCTCTATGCCTATGGCGCCTATGGCTATGCCATCCCGCCCGGCTTTTCGACCGGCCGGCTGTCCCTGCTCGATCGCGGCTTTGCCTATGCCATCGCGCATATCCGGGGCGGCGACGACCTTGGCTATCAATGGTATCTCGACGGCAAGCTGGAAAAGCGCACCAACACCTTCAACGACTTCGTCGATGTGGCGCGTGGCCTGATCGATCGCGGCTATACCTCGACGGGCAAGCTGACGGCTTCGGGCGGCTCGGCGGGCGGCGAACTGATGGGCGCGGTGGTCAATCAGGCGCCGGAACTGTTCGGCGCGGTCGCCGCGCACGTCCCCTTTGTCGATGTGCTCAACACCATGCAGGACGAAAGCCTGCCGCTCACCCCCGGCGAATGGCCGGAATGGGGCAACCCCATCACCGACAAGGCGGCGTTCGAACTGATCCGCAGCTACAGCCCCTATGACAATGTGACGGCAAAGGCGTATCCGCCGCTGCTGATCACCGGCGGCCTCAACGATCCGCGCGTCACCTATTGGGAACCGGCCAAATGGGCGGCAAAACTGCGCGCGACCAAGACGGACCAGAACGTCCTCCTGCTCAAGACCAACATGGGCGCTGGCCATGGCGGCAAGTCGGGCCGCTTCGAATCGCTGCGCGAGGATGCGGAGGAACAGGCATTCCTGCTGTGGCAGCTCGGCCTGACCAACTGA
- a CDS encoding DUF853 domain-containing protein codes for MSDAGVLFIGAGPGGADPQSLVLKRANRHGLIAGATGTGKTVTLQGMAEGLSRAGVPVFVSDVKGDLSGMAMAGSPTAKTHAPFTARAAEIGITDYAYADNPVTFWDLFGEQGHPIRATVSEMGPLLLSRLMGLNETQEGVLTIAFTLADEEGLLLIDLDDLQAMLVHCGERADELTTKYGNVSKASLGAIQRQLLQLRSQGGANFFGEPALDLNDFMKVDDTGRGVINILAADKLMASPRLYATFLLWLLSELFETLPEVGDPDKPKLVFFFDEAHLLFDDAPDALVDKIEQVVRLIRSKGVGVYFVTQNPIDVPDSVSGQLGNRVQHALRAFTPKEQKAIRAAAETFRANPGVDVETAITELKVGEALVSLLQPDGSPSPVTRTLIAPARSRVGPLDAKERAIMLTVDLVGDKYDTPIDRESAAELLDAKMAEAKAAAAAAKAEAEADKAEAERAKVEARIAKEQERARIAAAKEQERAERAAAREAANSPWTKAVTSATRSASSTVGRQVANEVTKAIFGSSRSKSGGIVGGLVRGVLGGLFRG; via the coding sequence ATGAGCGATGCGGGTGTTCTGTTCATCGGGGCCGGGCCGGGGGGCGCGGATCCGCAATCGCTGGTGCTGAAGCGCGCCAATCGCCACGGGTTGATCGCGGGCGCGACGGGCACGGGCAAGACGGTGACGTTGCAGGGCATGGCCGAGGGGCTGAGCCGGGCGGGCGTGCCGGTGTTCGTGTCCGACGTTAAGGGCGACCTGTCCGGCATGGCGATGGCGGGATCGCCCACCGCCAAGACCCATGCGCCGTTCACCGCGCGCGCGGCGGAGATTGGCATCACCGATTATGCCTATGCCGACAATCCCGTCACCTTTTGGGACCTGTTCGGCGAACAGGGGCACCCGATTCGCGCGACGGTGTCGGAGATGGGGCCGCTGCTGCTGTCGCGGCTGATGGGCCTGAATGAAACGCAGGAAGGCGTTCTGACCATCGCCTTCACCCTGGCCGACGAGGAAGGGTTGCTGCTGATCGACCTGGACGATCTGCAGGCGATGCTGGTCCATTGCGGGGAGCGGGCGGACGAGCTGACCACCAAATATGGCAATGTGAGCAAGGCGAGCCTGGGCGCGATCCAGCGCCAGCTGCTTCAGCTGCGGTCGCAGGGCGGGGCCAATTTCTTTGGCGAACCGGCGCTGGACCTGAATGATTTCATGAAGGTGGATGACACCGGGCGCGGCGTCATCAATATCCTGGCCGCGGACAAGCTGATGGCGTCCCCGCGGCTCTATGCCACGTTCCTGTTGTGGCTGCTGTCCGAACTGTTCGAGACGCTGCCCGAGGTGGGCGATCCCGACAAGCCGAAGCTCGTCTTCTTCTTTGACGAGGCGCATCTGCTGTTCGACGATGCGCCGGATGCGCTCGTTGACAAGATCGAGCAGGTCGTGCGCCTGATCCGGTCAAAGGGGGTCGGCGTCTATTTCGTCACGCAGAACCCGATCGACGTGCCGGACAGCGTGTCGGGCCAGCTGGGCAACCGGGTGCAGCACGCGCTGCGCGCCTTTACGCCCAAGGAGCAGAAGGCGATCCGGGCGGCGGCAGAGACGTTCCGCGCCAATCCCGGCGTGGATGTGGAAACGGCGATTACCGAGCTGAAGGTCGGCGAGGCGCTCGTCTCCCTTCTCCAGCCCGACGGGTCGCCCAGCCCGGTGACGCGCACGCTGATCGCGCCGGCCCGGTCGCGCGTCGGGCCGCTGGATGCCAAGGAGCGGGCGATCATGCTGACCGTCGATCTGGTCGGCGACAAATATGACACGCCCATCGACCGGGAATCGGCCGCCGAGTTGCTGGATGCCAAGATGGCGGAGGCCAAGGCCGCCGCTGCCGCCGCCAAGGCCGAGGCGGAAGCCGACAAGGCCGAGGCAGAGCGGGCCAAGGTCGAGGCGCGAATCGCCAAGGAGCAGGAACGCGCCCGCATCGCAGCGGCAAAGGAGCAGGAGCGGGCAGAGCGCGCCGCCGCACGCGAGGCAGCGAACAGCCCGTGGACCAAGGCCGTCACCAGCGCGACGCGATCCGCCAGTTCGACCGTGGGACGGCAGGTGGCGAACGAGGTGACCAAGGCGATTTTCGGATCATCCCGGTCCAAGAGCGGCGGGATCGTCGGCGGGCTGGTCCGCGGCGTGCTGGGCGGGCTGTTCCGGGGATAG